One genomic window of Streptomyces sp. NBC_01498 includes the following:
- a CDS encoding DUF881 domain-containing protein — MSNSADFPEGPVRRPVRRPVRLLTAGVFALAGLIFVTSFNTAKGTNLRTDDSLLKLSDLIQERSDRNGVLEESTAAVRRSVDTLANRDDGSTKEEDAALRGLENVAGTTKVSGRALTVTLDDAPPDATANPGYPEPQPNDLVIHQQDLQAVVNALWQGGAKGIRVMDQRLISTSAVRCVGNTLILQGRVYSPPYRITAVGDQDRLREALEESPAIQNYQLYVQAYGLGWKVDEDGGTTLPGYTGTVDLHYAKPVG, encoded by the coding sequence TTGAGCAATTCCGCCGACTTTCCCGAAGGGCCGGTCCGCCGACCGGTCCGGCGGCCGGTACGCCTGCTCACGGCCGGGGTCTTCGCCCTCGCCGGCCTCATCTTCGTCACGAGCTTCAACACGGCGAAGGGCACCAACCTCCGTACGGACGACTCCCTGCTCAAGCTCTCGGACCTGATCCAGGAGCGCAGCGACAGGAACGGCGTGCTGGAGGAGTCGACCGCGGCCGTACGCAGGAGCGTCGACACCCTCGCCAACCGGGACGACGGCTCCACCAAGGAGGAGGACGCCGCACTCCGGGGGCTGGAGAACGTGGCGGGGACCACGAAGGTCTCGGGCCGGGCCCTCACCGTCACCCTGGACGACGCCCCGCCGGACGCCACCGCCAATCCCGGATACCCCGAGCCGCAGCCCAACGACCTCGTCATCCACCAGCAGGACCTCCAGGCCGTCGTCAACGCCCTCTGGCAGGGCGGCGCCAAGGGCATCCGTGTGATGGACCAGCGGCTGATCTCCACCAGCGCGGTGCGCTGCGTCGGCAACACCCTGATCCTCCAGGGCCGGGTCTACTCGCCGCCGTACCGGATCACCGCCGTGGGGGACCAGGATCGGCTGCGGGAGGCGCTGGAGGAGTCACCGGCGATCCAGAACTACCAGCTGTACGTGCAGGCGTACGGGCTCGGCTGGAAGGTCGACGAGGACGGCGGGACGACGCTTCCCGGCTACACGGGCACCGTGGACCTCCACTACGCGAAGCCGGTGGGGTAG
- a CDS encoding aminodeoxychorismate/anthranilate synthase component II: MSGARVLVVDNYDSFVFNIVQYLYQLGAECEVLRNDEVSTAHAQDGFDGVMLSPGPGTPEQAGVCVDMVRHCAATGVPVFGVCLGMQSMAVAYGGVVGRAPELLHGKTSLVTHEGKGVFAGLPSPFTATRYHSLAAEPAALPDELEVTARTADGIVMGVRHRELAVEGVQFHPESVLTEHGHLMLANWLAQCGDPDAVGRSAGLAPVVGKAVA; the protein is encoded by the coding sequence ATGAGCGGTGCCCGCGTTCTCGTCGTGGACAACTACGACAGCTTCGTCTTCAACATCGTTCAGTACCTGTACCAGCTCGGCGCGGAGTGCGAAGTGCTGCGCAACGACGAGGTGTCGACGGCGCACGCCCAGGACGGCTTCGACGGGGTGATGCTCTCCCCCGGTCCCGGCACGCCCGAACAGGCCGGTGTCTGCGTCGACATGGTGCGCCACTGCGCGGCGACCGGCGTGCCCGTCTTCGGGGTGTGCCTCGGCATGCAGTCGATGGCGGTGGCGTACGGGGGCGTGGTCGGCCGCGCCCCCGAACTCCTGCACGGCAAGACCTCGCTGGTCACACACGAGGGCAAGGGCGTGTTCGCCGGACTGCCCTCGCCGTTCACGGCGACCCGCTACCACTCGCTGGCGGCGGAACCGGCCGCCCTGCCGGACGAGTTGGAGGTCACCGCGCGTACGGCCGACGGCATCGTCATGGGCGTGCGCCACCGGGAACTGGCCGTCGAGGGTGTGCAGTTCCACCCCGAGTCCGTGCTGACCGAGCACGGGCACCTGATGCTGGCCAACTGGCTGGCGCAGTGCGGTGATCCGGACGCCGTGGGCCGGTCGGCGGGCCTGGCGCCGGTGGTGGGCAAGGCGGTCGCGTGA
- a CDS encoding class E sortase, with protein sequence MTALRPEHDAGYGAPYERREPYEGPGAFEAAVDGLVDPLNDPLPGQGPAPVPPPAHPEFPAAPAGPGIPSRPGISGPLPEERPWAGHGPYPYGGPSADQGQDWASQAASGPPPLRTPPPGSVPPVPVPPGRGRRRRPEPEPEPPYVPAGGGSTGSTGGAEDATAVLPAVPAPEALPEPAPDFGPEPGPDPAPESGPGRPVRSEPATGGRAERRKAAKGGRGRGRTRPAGAAGPPAAPGAPAPSRPLSRVEARKAARALKDSPGVVLSRAVGEIFISFGVLMLLFVAYQLWWTNVRADLYAGKETDKIQDGWAKGRQPGAFEPGQGFAIMHIPKLDVVVPIAEGIDKAKVLDRGMVGHYAEGRLKTAMPSDKQGNFSVAGHRNTHGEPFRYINRLVPGDKIVVETQDSYFTYDMASILPQTPPSNVSVIQPVPQGSGFTGPGRYITLTTCTPEFTSTYRMIVWGKMVEERPRDKGKPDALVD encoded by the coding sequence GTGACCGCACTCCGTCCCGAGCACGACGCGGGATACGGCGCTCCGTACGAACGGCGGGAACCGTACGAGGGACCTGGCGCGTTCGAGGCTGCCGTGGACGGACTCGTGGACCCCCTGAACGACCCCCTTCCCGGACAGGGCCCCGCGCCCGTCCCGCCCCCCGCGCACCCGGAGTTCCCGGCCGCTCCGGCGGGGCCCGGCATCCCGTCGAGGCCCGGGATATCGGGGCCGCTGCCCGAGGAGCGGCCGTGGGCGGGGCACGGGCCGTATCCGTACGGAGGCCCGTCCGCCGATCAGGGGCAGGACTGGGCGTCGCAGGCAGCCTCCGGGCCGCCTCCGCTCCGGACCCCGCCGCCGGGGTCCGTACCGCCCGTTCCCGTACCGCCCGGCCGGGGGCGCCGGCGACGACCCGAGCCGGAGCCCGAGCCGCCGTACGTGCCCGCCGGCGGCGGGAGCACCGGGAGCACCGGGGGCGCCGAGGACGCCACGGCCGTCCTGCCGGCCGTCCCGGCGCCGGAAGCCCTCCCCGAGCCCGCACCGGACTTCGGCCCGGAACCCGGCCCCGACCCCGCCCCGGAGAGCGGCCCCGGGCGGCCGGTCCGGTCCGAACCCGCCACCGGGGGCCGTGCCGAGCGGCGCAAGGCGGCCAAGGGCGGCCGTGGGCGGGGCCGTACGCGCCCCGCGGGCGCCGCGGGTCCCCCGGCCGCTCCGGGCGCCCCGGCGCCCTCCAGGCCGCTCTCCCGCGTCGAGGCGCGGAAGGCCGCCCGTGCCCTCAAGGACAGTCCGGGGGTCGTGCTCAGCCGCGCGGTCGGCGAGATCTTCATCAGCTTCGGGGTGCTGATGCTGCTGTTCGTCGCCTACCAGCTCTGGTGGACCAACGTGCGGGCCGATCTGTACGCGGGCAAGGAGACGGACAAGATCCAGGACGGCTGGGCCAAGGGCCGCCAGCCCGGCGCCTTCGAGCCCGGCCAGGGGTTCGCGATCATGCACATCCCCAAGCTGGACGTCGTCGTCCCGATCGCGGAGGGGATCGACAAGGCGAAGGTCCTGGACCGGGGCATGGTCGGCCACTACGCGGAGGGCCGGCTCAAGACCGCGATGCCCTCCGACAAGCAGGGCAACTTCTCGGTCGCGGGACACCGCAACACCCACGGGGAGCCGTTCCGCTACATCAACCGGCTGGTGCCCGGCGACAAGATCGTGGTGGAGACGCAGGACAGCTACTTCACCTACGACATGGCGAGCATCCTCCCGCAGACACCTCCGTCGAACGTGAGTGTCATCCAGCCCGTCCCGCAGGGCTCCGGATTCACCGGACCGGGGCGATACATCACGTTGACGACCTGTACGCCGGAATTCACCAGTACGTATCGAATGATCGTGTGGGGCAAGATGGTTGAGGAACGGCCACGCGACAAGGGAAAGCCCGACGCTCTCGTGGACTGA
- a CDS encoding class E sortase, translating into MDPAPVPPPAPARPRRSRGAAVASVVGELLITAGLVLGLFVVYSLWWTNVLADREATKQGHEVRDNWAVGRGGPGALDVKGGIGFLHAPAMKNGEVLVKKGTNPKSLNNGVAGYYTDPVKSALPQDQRGNFSLAAHRDGHGAKFHNIHKLRTGDSIVFETKDTWYVYKVFKTLPKTSKYNVDVLKPVPEESGKKKPGRYLTLTTCTPVLTSDYRYIVWAELERTENVDEKRTKPDELL; encoded by the coding sequence GTGGACCCCGCTCCCGTACCGCCTCCCGCTCCCGCCCGTCCCCGGCGGAGCCGGGGTGCCGCCGTCGCCAGCGTCGTCGGCGAACTGCTCATCACCGCGGGCCTGGTGCTCGGTCTCTTCGTCGTCTACTCGCTGTGGTGGACGAACGTGCTGGCCGACCGCGAGGCCACCAAGCAGGGCCACGAGGTGCGGGACAACTGGGCCGTCGGCCGCGGCGGCCCCGGCGCCCTCGACGTCAAGGGCGGCATCGGCTTCCTGCACGCGCCCGCGATGAAGAACGGCGAGGTCCTCGTCAAGAAGGGCACGAACCCCAAGTCCCTCAACAACGGGGTCGCCGGCTACTACACCGACCCCGTGAAGTCCGCGCTGCCGCAGGACCAGCGGGGGAACTTCTCGCTGGCCGCGCACCGCGACGGGCACGGCGCCAAGTTCCACAACATCCACAAGCTCCGGACCGGTGACTCGATCGTCTTCGAGACGAAGGACACCTGGTACGTCTACAAGGTCTTCAAGACCCTGCCGAAGACCTCGAAGTACAACGTCGACGTGCTGAAGCCGGTGCCCGAGGAGTCGGGGAAGAAGAAGCCCGGCCGCTATCTGACGCTCACGACCTGCACACCCGTCCTCACCTCGGACTACCGCTACATCGTGTGGGCCGAGCTGGAGCGTACGGAGAACGTCGACGAGAAGCGTACGAAGCCCGACGAGCTGCTCTGA
- the pknB gene encoding Stk1 family PASTA domain-containing Ser/Thr kinase codes for MEEPRRLGGRYELGSVLGRGGMAEVYLAHDTRLGRTVAVKTLRADLARDPSFQARFRREAQSAASLNHPAIVAVYDTGEDYVDGVSIPYIVMEYVDGSTLRELLHSGRRLLPERTLEMTVGILQALEYSHRAQIVHRDIKPANVMLTRTGQVKVMDFGIARAMGDSGMTMTQTSAVIGTAQYLSPEQAKGEQVDARSDLYSTGCLLYELLTVRPPFIGDSPVAVAYQHVREEPQPPSIYDPEITPEMDAIVLKALVKDPDYRYQSADEMRADIEACLDGQPVAATAAMGSVGYAGGYGGADDQPTTALRTAPPGGAQTSMLPPVNPDDGGFGNYDERPDRRRQKKSNSSTILLIVAGILVLAGAVLIGKVVFGGENGSDPVSVPQLVGVTMEEAKVLASNASVQVTQSGTDRCEQPKGAICSQNPASGGKMDQGDTIQVVVSEGAPKVQVPDVADKAVEDATKTLQEADFNVETKQVESDEDPGTVVSQKPSGGSEAEKGSTVTLSVAKQARETVPNVVDQQFDAAKGQLETLGFTVARTEVDSDKDAGTVVGQSPEGNAKAPKNSQVTLQVSKGPPQPEKVQVPGDLANKTVAEAKAQLEALGLAVALGPNSPDDPNARVIATNPGGGQQVDKGSTVTLFVLPGNGGGDNQGGGGNGGFIGGGQGGFRND; via the coding sequence ATGGAAGAGCCGCGTCGCCTCGGCGGCCGGTACGAGCTGGGCTCGGTGCTCGGCCGTGGTGGCATGGCCGAGGTGTACCTCGCGCACGACACCCGGCTCGGCCGCACCGTCGCTGTGAAGACGCTGCGGGCCGACCTCGCCCGCGACCCGTCCTTCCAGGCCCGGTTCCGCCGAGAGGCCCAGTCGGCCGCCTCGCTCAACCACCCGGCGATCGTCGCTGTCTACGACACCGGCGAGGACTACGTCGACGGGGTGTCCATCCCGTACATCGTCATGGAGTACGTCGACGGGTCCACCCTGCGTGAGCTGCTGCACTCCGGGCGCAGACTGCTGCCCGAGCGCACGCTGGAGATGACCGTGGGCATCCTCCAGGCGCTGGAGTACTCGCACCGCGCCCAGATCGTCCACCGCGACATCAAGCCGGCCAACGTCATGCTGACGCGCACCGGCCAGGTCAAGGTCATGGACTTCGGCATCGCCCGTGCCATGGGCGACTCCGGCATGACGATGACCCAGACGTCCGCGGTCATCGGCACCGCGCAGTACCTCTCCCCCGAGCAGGCCAAGGGCGAGCAGGTCGACGCGCGCTCCGACCTGTACTCCACCGGCTGTCTGCTGTACGAGCTGCTGACCGTACGCCCGCCCTTCATCGGCGACTCGCCGGTCGCGGTCGCCTATCAGCACGTACGGGAGGAGCCGCAGCCTCCCAGCATCTACGACCCCGAGATCACGCCCGAGATGGACGCGATCGTCCTGAAGGCGCTCGTCAAGGACCCGGACTACCGCTACCAGTCGGCCGACGAGATGCGCGCCGACATCGAGGCGTGCCTCGACGGGCAGCCCGTCGCGGCCACGGCGGCGATGGGTTCGGTCGGTTACGCGGGCGGCTACGGCGGCGCCGACGACCAGCCCACCACGGCGCTGCGCACCGCGCCGCCGGGTGGCGCCCAGACCTCGATGCTGCCGCCGGTCAACCCCGACGACGGCGGCTTCGGGAACTACGACGAGCGTCCGGACCGGCGCCGGCAGAAGAAGTCCAACAGCTCGACGATCCTGCTGATCGTGGCCGGCATCCTGGTTCTCGCGGGCGCCGTTCTCATCGGCAAGGTGGTCTTCGGGGGCGAGAACGGCTCGGACCCGGTCAGCGTGCCGCAGCTGGTGGGCGTCACGATGGAGGAGGCCAAGGTACTGGCGAGCAACGCGTCGGTGCAGGTCACCCAGTCCGGCACCGACCGCTGCGAACAGCCCAAGGGCGCCATCTGCTCGCAGAACCCGGCGTCCGGCGGGAAGATGGACCAGGGCGACACCATCCAGGTCGTCGTCTCCGAGGGCGCGCCCAAGGTCCAGGTGCCCGACGTCGCCGACAAGGCCGTCGAGGACGCCACGAAGACGCTCCAGGAAGCGGACTTCAACGTCGAGACCAAGCAGGTCGAGAGCGACGAGGACCCCGGCACGGTCGTCAGCCAGAAGCCGAGCGGCGGCTCCGAGGCCGAGAAGGGCTCGACGGTCACGCTGTCCGTCGCCAAGCAGGCGCGGGAAACGGTGCCGAACGTCGTGGACCAGCAGTTCGACGCGGCTAAGGGCCAGCTCGAAACGCTCGGGTTCACCGTCGCGCGCACCGAGGTGGACTCCGACAAGGACGCGGGCACGGTCGTCGGCCAGAGCCCCGAGGGCAACGCCAAGGCGCCCAAGAACAGCCAGGTCACGCTCCAGGTCTCGAAGGGCCCGCCGCAGCCGGAGAAGGTCCAGGTCCCCGGCGACCTCGCGAACAAGACGGTCGCCGAGGCGAAGGCCCAGCTCGAAGCCCTGGGTCTGGCCGTCGCACTCGGGCCGAACTCGCCGGACGACCCCAACGCGCGCGTGATCGCCACCAACCCGGGGGGCGGTCAGCAGGTCGACAAGGGCAGCACGGTGACCCTGTTCGTCCTTCCCGGGAACGGCGGGGGCGACAACCAGGGCGGCGGCGGCAACGGAGGGTTCATCGGCGGCGGCCAGGGCGGCTTCCGGAACGACTGA
- a CDS encoding peptidoglycan D,D-transpeptidase FtsI family protein — MNKPLRRIAIFCGLLVLALLLRTNWLQYVEADELNSHERNRRVLIERYASERGNIVVDGKPITGSAKTKDTDFKYKRTYLDGPMWAPVTGYASQAFGATQIESIEDGILTGNDDQLFFDRTLAMFTGDEAKGGNVVTTLNGAAQKAAFEGLGKKKGAVVALEPGTGKILALASTPSYDPSTFAGYGAKDEVAWKDLGRNDDKPMLNRALRETYPPGSTFKVLTAAAALEHGVVDDIDAKTDSPLPWIMPGTTTPLVNEGNIPCEDATLREALRVSCNSVFGKLGVDVGKDQMLETAKKFGFNEEQFVPVRANASFFPEELNQSQTALSSIGQFDTRTTPLQMAMVASAVANDGKLMKPYMIDQLEAPNLDVITKTEPEEMSQPLSQEHAQMLQDMMETVIDEGTGRRAKIPNVTVGGKTGTAQHGENNSEDPYAWFISYAKGENGSPVAVAVVVEDSEAVRDDISGGGLAAPIAKDVMEAVINSDK, encoded by the coding sequence GTGAACAAGCCCCTGCGCCGCATCGCGATCTTCTGCGGACTGCTCGTGCTGGCCCTGCTGCTGCGGACCAACTGGCTCCAGTACGTGGAGGCGGACGAGCTCAACTCGCACGAGCGCAACCGCCGGGTACTGATAGAGCGGTACGCCAGCGAGCGCGGCAACATCGTCGTCGACGGCAAGCCCATCACCGGCTCCGCGAAGACGAAGGACACCGACTTCAAGTACAAGCGGACCTATCTCGACGGCCCGATGTGGGCACCGGTCACCGGCTACGCCTCGCAGGCGTTCGGCGCCACCCAGATCGAGAGCATCGAGGACGGCATCCTCACCGGCAACGACGACCAGCTCTTCTTCGACCGCACGCTGGCGATGTTCACCGGCGACGAGGCCAAGGGCGGCAACGTCGTCACGACCCTCAACGGGGCCGCCCAGAAGGCGGCCTTCGAGGGGCTGGGCAAGAAGAAGGGCGCCGTCGTCGCCCTGGAGCCGGGGACCGGCAAGATCCTCGCGCTGGCCTCCACGCCCTCGTACGACCCCTCGACCTTCGCCGGGTACGGCGCCAAGGACGAGGTGGCGTGGAAGGACCTCGGCAGGAACGATGACAAGCCGATGCTGAACCGCGCGCTGCGCGAGACGTATCCGCCCGGCTCCACCTTCAAGGTCCTCACCGCCGCCGCCGCCCTGGAGCACGGCGTCGTGGACGACATCGACGCGAAGACCGACTCCCCGCTCCCCTGGATAATGCCGGGCACGACCACCCCGCTGGTGAACGAGGGCAACATCCCCTGCGAGGACGCGACGCTCCGGGAGGCCCTGCGGGTCTCCTGCAACTCGGTCTTCGGCAAGCTCGGCGTCGACGTCGGCAAGGACCAGATGCTGGAGACGGCGAAGAAGTTCGGCTTCAACGAGGAGCAGTTCGTCCCGGTCCGCGCCAACGCCTCGTTCTTCCCCGAGGAGCTGAACCAGTCGCAGACCGCCCTGTCCTCCATCGGGCAGTTCGACACCCGTACGACCCCGCTCCAGATGGCCATGGTCGCCTCCGCCGTCGCCAACGACGGCAAGCTGATGAAGCCGTACATGATCGACCAGCTCGAAGCCCCGAACCTGGACGTGATCACGAAGACCGAGCCCGAGGAGATGAGCCAGCCCCTCAGCCAGGAGCACGCGCAGATGCTCCAGGACATGATGGAGACGGTCATCGACGAGGGCACCGGCCGGCGGGCGAAGATCCCCAACGTCACCGTGGGCGGCAAGACCGGTACCGCGCAGCACGGCGAGAACAACAGCGAGGACCCCTACGCCTGGTTCATCTCCTACGCCAAGGGGGAGAACGGGTCGCCGGTCGCGGTGGCGGTCGTCGTCGAGGACAGCGAGGCGGTCCGCGACGACATCTCCGGCGGCGGTCTCGCCGCGCCCATCGCCAAGGACGTGATGGAAGCCGTGATCAACAGCGACAAGTGA
- a CDS encoding FtsW/RodA/SpoVE family cell cycle protein, translating to MSVVTNTTTIGAIEAPSRRNTELAMLAFAVLIPTFAYLNVGLAVNNEVPSGMIGYGLGIGLLAGVGHLVVRKFAPYADPLLLPLATLLNGLGLVLIWRLDQSPRLIARAQNIFGGFSPDAPKQLLYSAIGIALFVAVLLLLKDHRILQRYTYISMAVALVLLILPMFFPARNGAKIWISLGPLNVQPGEFAKIIIAVFFSGYLMVKRDALALASRRVMGLYLPRGRDLGPILMVWAMSILILVFETDLGTSLLFFGLFVIMLYVATERTSWIVFGLVMSAAGAVGVATFEPHVQQRVEFWLNPFAQSTWDQSEQVGQALMSFGAGGTLGTGLGQGNSDLIGFAANSDFILSTVGEEFGLAGMMAFLLIYGLIVERGVRTALAARDPFGKLLAIGLSGAFAIQVFVVAGGVMGLIPLTGMTMPFVAAGGSSVIANWALIGILIRISDTARRPAPAPAPSPDAEMTQVVRP from the coding sequence ATGAGCGTTGTCACGAACACCACCACCATCGGCGCCATCGAGGCGCCGAGCCGGCGCAACACCGAGCTCGCCATGCTCGCCTTCGCCGTCCTCATCCCGACCTTCGCGTATCTCAACGTCGGCCTCGCGGTCAACAACGAGGTGCCCAGCGGCATGATCGGGTACGGCCTGGGCATCGGCCTGCTGGCCGGTGTCGGCCATCTCGTGGTGCGCAAGTTCGCCCCGTACGCCGACCCGCTGCTGCTGCCGCTCGCCACCCTGCTCAACGGACTCGGCCTGGTCCTCATCTGGCGTCTCGACCAGTCGCCCCGGCTGATCGCCCGCGCCCAGAACATCTTCGGGGGCTTCTCCCCGGACGCGCCCAAGCAGCTGCTCTACTCGGCCATCGGCATCGCGCTGTTCGTCGCCGTCCTGCTGCTGCTCAAGGACCACCGCATCCTCCAGCGCTACACCTACATCTCGATGGCGGTGGCCCTGGTCCTGCTGATCCTGCCGATGTTCTTCCCGGCCCGGAACGGCGCGAAGATCTGGATCAGCCTCGGCCCCCTCAACGTCCAGCCGGGCGAGTTCGCGAAGATCATCATCGCGGTCTTCTTCTCCGGCTACCTGATGGTGAAGCGCGACGCCCTGGCCCTCGCCAGCCGTCGGGTGATGGGCCTGTACCTGCCGCGCGGACGCGACCTCGGCCCGATCCTCATGGTCTGGGCCATGTCCATCCTGATCCTGGTCTTCGAGACCGACCTCGGCACCTCGCTGCTGTTCTTCGGCCTCTTCGTGATCATGCTGTACGTCGCCACCGAGCGGACCAGCTGGATCGTCTTCGGCCTCGTCATGTCGGCCGCGGGCGCGGTCGGCGTGGCCACCTTCGAGCCGCACGTCCAGCAGCGCGTCGAGTTCTGGCTCAACCCGTTCGCGCAGTCCACCTGGGACCAGAGCGAGCAGGTCGGCCAGGCGCTGATGTCGTTCGGCGCGGGCGGCACCCTCGGCACCGGACTCGGCCAGGGCAACTCCGACCTGATCGGCTTCGCGGCCAACTCCGACTTCATCCTCTCCACCGTCGGCGAGGAGTTCGGGCTCGCCGGGATGATGGCGTTCCTGCTGATCTACGGCCTGATCGTGGAACGCGGCGTACGGACGGCGCTCGCCGCCCGCGACCCGTTCGGCAAGCTCCTGGCGATCGGCCTCTCCGGCGCCTTCGCGATCCAGGTGTTCGTCGTCGCCGGCGGCGTCATGGGCCTCATCCCGCTGACCGGTATGACGATGCCGTTCGTCGCGGCCGGCGGCTCGTCGGTGATCGCCAACTGGGCGCTGATCGGCATCCTCATCCGTATCAGCGACACCGCGCGCCGCCCCGCCCCGGCTCCCGCCCCGTCACCCGACGCCGAGATGACCCAGGTGGTCCGACCGTGA
- a CDS encoding PP2C family protein-serine/threonine phosphatase, protein MSLSLRFAAGSHKGMIREGNEDSGYAGPRLLAIADGMGGQAAGEVASSEVISTLVQLDDDVPGSDILTSLGTAVQRANDQLRVMVEEDPQLEGMGTTLTALLWTGRRLGLVHVGDSRAYLLRDGVLTQITQDHTWVQRLVDEGRITEEEATTHPQRSLLMRALGSGDHVEPDLSIREVRAGDRYLICSDGLSGVVSHQTMEETLASYQGPQETIQDLIQLALRGGGPDNITCIVADVLDVESNDTLAGHLSDTPVVVGAVAENQQLHSAESDPSMQTPAGRAAGLGRPVPQQHQPPPGGFGPPGSGDGAGYGGMPPEAGFGAYSDDDFVKPRSAGRKWFKRSFYTVLALAVVGGGLYGGYRWTQTQYYVGANDEHVALYRGISQDLAWVNLSKVEQDFLKIELKYLPPYQRKQVEETIAEGSKASARTKIEDLSKQAEACKKDEQRRESERAANAINGEGEAGGTTGTKPKTGTSTTTKPETSKTATPSPGPSLSEEERKLASNCGKQ, encoded by the coding sequence ATGAGCCTTTCCCTGCGCTTCGCCGCCGGGTCGCACAAAGGCATGATCCGGGAGGGGAACGAGGACTCCGGCTATGCCGGTCCCCGGCTCCTGGCCATCGCCGACGGCATGGGCGGCCAGGCCGCCGGAGAGGTCGCCTCGTCCGAGGTGATCTCCACGCTCGTGCAGCTCGACGACGACGTGCCGGGATCGGACATCCTCACCTCGCTCGGTACGGCGGTCCAGCGCGCCAACGACCAGTTGCGCGTGATGGTCGAGGAGGACCCCCAGCTGGAGGGCATGGGCACCACGCTCACCGCCCTCCTGTGGACGGGCCGGCGTCTCGGACTCGTCCATGTCGGCGACTCCCGCGCGTACCTCCTGCGCGACGGCGTGCTCACCCAGATCACCCAGGACCACACCTGGGTGCAGCGCCTGGTCGACGAGGGGCGCATCACGGAGGAGGAGGCCACCACCCACCCGCAGCGCTCCCTGCTGATGCGCGCGCTGGGCAGTGGCGACCATGTCGAGCCCGATCTCTCCATCCGTGAGGTCCGGGCGGGCGACCGCTACCTGATCTGCTCCGACGGCCTCTCCGGCGTCGTCTCGCACCAGACCATGGAAGAGACCCTGGCGAGCTACCAGGGCCCGCAGGAGACCATCCAGGACCTCATCCAGCTCGCCCTGCGCGGCGGCGGTCCCGACAACATCACCTGCATCGTCGCCGACGTCCTGGACGTCGAGTCCAACGACACCCTGGCCGGGCATCTCAGCGACACCCCGGTCGTCGTCGGCGCCGTCGCCGAGAACCAGCAGCTGCACTCCGCCGAGAGCGACCCGTCGATGCAGACGCCGGCCGGCCGCGCCGCCGGCCTGGGCCGCCCCGTACCGCAGCAGCACCAGCCACCGCCGGGCGGCTTCGGCCCGCCGGGCAGCGGAGACGGAGCCGGTTACGGCGGCATGCCGCCGGAGGCCGGCTTCGGCGCGTACAGCGACGACGACTTCGTGAAGCCGCGTTCCGCCGGCCGCAAGTGGTTCAAGCGGTCGTTCTACACGGTCCTGGCGCTGGCGGTCGTCGGCGGCGGTCTGTACGGCGGCTACCGCTGGACGCAGACGCAGTACTACGTCGGGGCCAACGACGAGCACGTCGCGCTCTACCGGGGCATCAGCCAGGACCTTGCCTGGGTGAACCTGTCGAAGGTCGAACAGGACTTCCTCAAGATCGAACTCAAGTACCTGCCGCCGTACCAGCGCAAGCAGGTCGAGGAGACCATCGCCGAGGGCAGCAAGGCGTCCGCGCGCACCAAGATCGAGGACCTGTCCAAGCAGGCCGAGGCGTGCAAGAAGGACGAGCAGCGCCGCGAGTCCGAGCGAGCCGCCAACGCCATCAACGGCGAGGGCGAGGCGGGCGGTACGACGGGGACCAAGCCGAAGACCGGCACCAGCACGACCACCAAGCCAGAGACGTCGAAAACGGCGACTCCCTCTCCGGGCCCCAGCCTCTCGGAGGAGGAGCGGAAGCTGGCCTCGAACTGCGGTAAGCAGTAG
- a CDS encoding FHA domain-containing protein FhaB/FipA, which yields MSELTLTVMRLGFLAVLWLFVIVAVQVIRSDLFGTRVTQRGSRRNADARPPATARQNTAPPAQRQQSGRQRRGAPTKLVVSEGILTGTTVALQGQTITLGRAHDSTIVLDDDYASSRHARIYPDRDGQWIVEDLGSTNGTYLDRTRLTTPTPIPPGAPIRIGKTVIELRK from the coding sequence ATGTCAGAGCTGACCCTGACGGTCATGCGGCTAGGTTTCCTGGCTGTTCTGTGGCTGTTCGTGATTGTGGCCGTCCAGGTCATTCGGAGCGATCTGTTCGGCACGCGTGTCACGCAGCGCGGCTCACGCCGCAATGCCGACGCGCGACCACCGGCGACCGCCCGCCAGAACACCGCTCCGCCCGCGCAGCGGCAGCAGAGCGGCCGCCAGCGCCGGGGGGCGCCCACGAAGCTGGTCGTCTCGGAGGGCATCCTCACCGGCACCACGGTGGCCCTCCAGGGACAGACCATCACCCTGGGCCGGGCGCACGACTCGACGATCGTGCTGGACGACGACTACGCGTCCAGCAGGCATGCCAGGATCTATCCGGACCGGGACGGTCAGTGGATCGTCGAGGATCTCGGGTCCACCAACGGCACGTATCTCGACCGGACCCGGCTCACCACCCCGACACCGATTCCGCCGGGCGCGCCGATCCGCATCGGCAAGACCGTCATCGAGCTGCGGAAGTAG